A genomic window from Paenibacillus sp. FSL K6-0276 includes:
- a CDS encoding glycosyltransferase 87 family protein: MIKSTRTAAVTVLMLLLFLLPVTSIYADGNLLQNPGFEEGGEDAPSNWTKDMWISGDNSGILSIQSDEVHSGSKAAVIENIEPNHLKWVQTIKATPDSYYKISGWIKVVSTTGEGMGANILAVGIGGGYPSVTDTAGEWQYLEYIGQTGPKQKEFGIGASLGGYSSLIQGKAYFDDLSVEKLDAAPEGANVISLDSAAVSQDAGDKKADTPHKVSPTKMLLISALFSVFFAVLYTKAFRSEKLMKQPENVYSKWLSIAIGIAFILRVWIGLTAQGYQNDMNTFIAWGQRMVDLGPGKFYEEGYFADYPPGYLYILYMLSLIRGVFGFVHGSGGENLLFKLPAIISDLVLGYFIYQMSRKKLGTGIAFGLTLLFLFNPAVLVNSAAWGQADSFFLIFLLLSIHGAANKKFVQSAILFALATLIKPQALIFTPVLLFAFYHHRAWKQLGFGALYGLGVFGLLAAPFFWNNGGLVGLINLYKSTLSSYPYSSVNAFNLYALTDPLWSSLDLTWLGITYRVWGFIFILVAVAVAAFYSFKKDRLDLSKSYFIGMVLIVVVFVLGTKMHERYMFPALILCMFTYIESRDRRFLSLFLGFSLTQYINVAYTLTHLNAGINPGADGIVLLTAIANLALLLYMLYIGYDVYVRKGIKPLPAPPTPEEKYEEDLKIVEQIRPHQRGGRLSDEV; this comes from the coding sequence ATGATCAAGAGTACACGTACGGCCGCAGTGACTGTATTGATGCTGTTATTGTTTTTGCTTCCTGTAACAAGCATTTATGCAGATGGGAATCTATTGCAGAACCCTGGATTTGAGGAGGGGGGAGAGGATGCTCCTTCTAACTGGACTAAGGATATGTGGATTTCAGGAGACAACTCTGGCATACTTTCAATCCAATCGGACGAGGTTCACTCCGGTAGTAAAGCAGCAGTCATAGAGAATATCGAACCCAATCATTTGAAATGGGTGCAGACGATTAAGGCAACGCCGGATAGTTATTATAAAATCTCTGGATGGATCAAAGTAGTAAGTACCACAGGCGAGGGAATGGGCGCTAATATACTTGCCGTTGGAATAGGTGGGGGTTATCCCAGCGTAACGGATACGGCAGGAGAGTGGCAGTATCTTGAATACATAGGCCAGACAGGACCTAAACAGAAAGAATTCGGCATAGGTGCAAGTCTGGGTGGCTACTCTAGCTTGATTCAAGGTAAGGCTTATTTTGATGATTTGTCTGTTGAAAAATTAGACGCTGCTCCCGAAGGGGCCAACGTCATTTCGCTGGATAGTGCAGCAGTTAGTCAGGATGCTGGTGATAAAAAAGCGGACACACCGCATAAAGTGTCTCCAACCAAGATGCTGCTGATCTCAGCGCTTTTCAGTGTATTTTTTGCAGTGCTTTATACAAAGGCATTCCGCAGTGAGAAGCTTATGAAGCAACCTGAGAATGTATATTCCAAATGGCTTAGCATTGCCATCGGAATTGCTTTTATCCTAAGGGTCTGGATTGGTCTGACTGCTCAAGGCTATCAGAATGACATGAATACCTTTATAGCTTGGGGCCAGCGTATGGTTGATTTAGGTCCAGGCAAGTTTTATGAAGAAGGGTATTTTGCTGATTATCCTCCTGGTTATTTGTATATTTTGTACATGCTTAGTCTTATTCGCGGTGTATTTGGCTTTGTGCATGGTTCGGGTGGAGAGAATTTGCTGTTCAAACTACCAGCGATTATTTCTGATTTGGTGCTGGGTTACTTCATATATCAAATGTCTCGCAAAAAACTTGGCACAGGGATCGCTTTTGGCTTAACGCTATTATTTCTGTTTAATCCGGCGGTGCTTGTTAATTCAGCGGCGTGGGGACAAGCGGATTCGTTCTTTTTGATTTTCCTGTTGCTCAGTATTCATGGTGCTGCGAACAAAAAGTTTGTTCAATCCGCGATTTTGTTTGCGTTAGCAACTTTAATTAAACCACAAGCGTTAATATTCACACCGGTATTGTTGTTTGCTTTCTATCATCACCGTGCTTGGAAGCAGCTTGGTTTTGGGGCTTTGTATGGATTAGGGGTATTCGGATTGCTTGCTGCACCATTTTTCTGGAATAACGGTGGTTTAGTTGGCCTTATTAATCTGTATAAGAGTACGTTATCTTCCTATCCCTATTCTTCTGTGAATGCATTTAACCTGTATGCACTGACTGATCCCCTGTGGTCATCTCTTGACCTAACCTGGCTAGGCATCACATACCGCGTATGGGGCTTCATATTTATTCTGGTGGCAGTAGCCGTTGCGGCGTTTTATTCTTTTAAAAAGGATCGCTTGGACCTGTCCAAATCCTATTTTATCGGTATGGTGCTCATTGTGGTGGTCTTTGTGCTTGGAACTAAAATGCATGAACGTTACATGTTCCCTGCTCTTATACTCTGTATGTTCACTTATATAGAAAGTCGAGATCGTCGCTTTTTATCACTATTTCTCGGGTTCAGCTTAACGCAGTATATTAATGTGGCTTACACGTTAACACATTTGAATGCAGGTATTAACCCAGGTGCCGATGGAATCGTATTGCTCACTGCTATAGCTAATCTTGCACTGCTGCTATATATGCTGTATATCGGTTACGATGTGTATGTTCGCAAGGGAATAAAGCCTCTTCCAGCACCACCAACACCTGAAGAAAAATATGAAGAAGACCTAAAAATCGTCGAGCAAATAAGACCGCACCAGAGGGGAGGGAGATTGAGCGATGAAGTTTAA
- a CDS encoding glycosyltransferase family 39 protein, whose protein sequence is MLSTRFSNWYSYFKNNPWPLLLFLLGAVIRILYFGSIPGGLNQDEASIGYDAYAILHYGIDRNGVHLPIHLIAWGSGQNALYAYLSMPFILLFGLTPMSVRAVSLIMGLLGMLVFYLLSKELFNSRTAGIAAMFFIAINPWHIMMSRWALESNLFPTMILFSVYMLLKSFQTPKWFYGFTIVLALSLYAYGTSYFFVPIFALGTGILLFYKRALQLRTILWNIALFILLALPIFLFVVINRLSLEGISTPIFSIPRLTTPRMDQVTSIFGGQLLHTALSNFREFMKILISGSDGLPWNSISPYGYAYPIALPFVLLGLIVTLTTLRNRGRERTGPIVVLLWLFVSVLMTFVTNVNINRINVIFYPIILMLVAGFMWLIKKVKVLGILSAVTFSLFFVLFTTVYFRDYPKQIGPAFYDSFGEAIQYASEESVGNIYVTDKVNMPYIYVLFYEQINPYDFLNTVNYSNPGGAFQQVSSFGRYIFGNSSIVPGETATYIFWNGDSIPAESDNYTVKRFANYTVVTAKTGAVEEISEFTNGGFEEGISGWNFSSGTGVATNNPYNGSYLAYLDPGFDKTITQSIRIAEPGEYKLAIMVSAGGEGGKVGVRVNGVVRAETEIPVSEVYQELTLPMVSISQNEQTEVFINGGNGWINIDEVRLER, encoded by the coding sequence ATGTTGTCCACAAGGTTTAGCAATTGGTATTCTTATTTCAAGAACAATCCTTGGCCGCTCTTATTGTTTTTGCTGGGGGCTGTGATTCGTATCCTTTACTTTGGTTCTATTCCAGGCGGCTTGAATCAGGATGAGGCATCTATAGGTTATGATGCTTACGCTATCCTTCATTATGGGATAGACCGCAATGGTGTTCATTTGCCTATTCATCTCATCGCTTGGGGAAGCGGACAGAATGCACTTTACGCTTACTTATCAATGCCCTTCATATTATTGTTCGGACTCACTCCAATGTCTGTACGTGCTGTTAGCTTAATCATGGGCCTACTGGGTATGCTCGTATTCTATCTTCTTTCCAAAGAGCTATTTAATTCCAGAACTGCCGGAATTGCAGCCATGTTTTTTATCGCAATTAATCCTTGGCATATTATGATGTCAAGATGGGCATTGGAATCCAATTTATTCCCCACCATGATTCTGTTCTCCGTTTATATGTTACTTAAGTCCTTTCAAACTCCTAAGTGGTTTTACGGATTTACTATTGTGCTTGCTCTTTCACTCTATGCTTATGGTACATCCTATTTTTTTGTGCCGATATTTGCTTTAGGTACTGGAATTCTTCTATTCTATAAAAGAGCATTACAGCTTCGGACCATTCTATGGAACATTGCGTTGTTTATCTTGTTGGCACTGCCAATCTTCTTATTTGTTGTGATCAATCGATTGTCGCTAGAAGGAATTTCTACTCCGATCTTCTCTATTCCGAGATTGACAACACCACGAATGGATCAGGTAACATCGATATTTGGTGGGCAACTATTACATACAGCATTGAGCAATTTTCGAGAATTTATGAAGATATTGATTAGTGGATCTGATGGTTTGCCTTGGAATTCGATTTCACCTTATGGATACGCTTATCCGATTGCGTTACCCTTTGTGCTTCTAGGACTTATAGTTACGTTAACAACATTACGGAACCGTGGTCGTGAGAGAACGGGACCGATCGTTGTTCTCCTTTGGTTGTTTGTTTCGGTGCTGATGACCTTTGTTACGAACGTGAATATTAATCGGATTAATGTTATTTTCTATCCGATCATTTTGATGCTTGTTGCAGGGTTTATGTGGTTAATTAAGAAAGTGAAAGTACTAGGAATTCTTTCGGCTGTAACCTTTAGCTTGTTTTTTGTTCTATTCACTACAGTTTATTTCCGTGATTATCCTAAACAGATCGGACCAGCGTTCTATGACTCTTTCGGTGAGGCTATACAATATGCTTCTGAAGAGAGTGTTGGGAACATTTACGTGACTGATAAAGTTAACATGCCCTATATTTATGTCCTTTTTTATGAGCAGATCAATCCCTATGATTTCTTAAACACTGTTAATTATTCTAATCCTGGAGGTGCATTTCAGCAGGTATCTTCCTTTGGGAGATATATATTTGGAAATTCAAGCATAGTTCCGGGAGAGACAGCGACATATATCTTTTGGAATGGTGATTCCATTCCTGCTGAAAGCGATAATTATACGGTTAAACGCTTTGCCAACTACACGGTTGTGACGGCTAAGACTGGAGCAGTAGAGGAAATCTCGGAATTTACAAATGGAGGATTTGAAGAGGGGATATCAGGCTGGAACTTCTCATCCGGTACGGGGGTGGCGACCAATAATCCCTATAATGGAAGTTATTTGGCCTATCTTGATCCGGGATTTGACAAAACCATTACACAATCTATCAGAATAGCAGAACCTGGAGAATATAAGCTTGCTATAATGGTTAGTGCCGGGGGTGAGGGAGGAAAAGTTGGCGTCCGAGTTAATGGGGTAGTGCGGGCGGAGACGGAAATACCTGTTAGTGAGGTCTATCAAGAGCTTACACTTCCAATGGTATCTATCAGTCAAAATGAACAAACTGAAGTTTTTATTAATGGCGGTAATGGCTGGATTAACATAGACGAGGTGAGGTTGGAACGATGA